Proteins co-encoded in one Spirosoma endbachense genomic window:
- a CDS encoding N-acetyl sugar amidotransferase — MRVCTKGVWDESIPGISFDENGVSNYCKLQETMMANYPRGEKGLADWNALVLAMKKAGKNSRYDCVVGVSGGVDSSYLLHIAGQYGLRPLAVNLDNGFNSQIAVQNIYKVTTTLGIDLETYVINYEEVQDLLRAYMKAGMPWIDTPTDLAIKATMYKVAQAVGIQYILRGNDFRSEGKQPKEWTYADARQLRFIHKRFGSGVRLKTYPMLTLPKMVYAGLIKGIKDIRPYYYLNYKKQDAKQLMIRLYDWQDYGGHHHENLFTKFSMAYWLPRKFGIDKRKINLSAQVLSQAITRDEALAQLQQPFASERELAETRSYVQKKLALSDNDFQQIWSATGKNTFDYPSNYELLVKLASRLRPLISRLYAFTPMTVTANQVLNAKK; from the coding sequence ATGAGAGTTTGTACGAAAGGTGTTTGGGACGAGAGCATTCCGGGTATTTCGTTTGACGAAAACGGCGTATCGAATTACTGTAAACTTCAGGAAACGATGATGGCCAACTATCCGAGAGGGGAGAAGGGCTTAGCTGATTGGAACGCACTGGTTTTAGCCATGAAAAAAGCGGGTAAAAACAGTCGATATGACTGTGTTGTAGGCGTTAGTGGTGGGGTCGATAGTTCCTATTTGCTGCACATTGCCGGCCAGTATGGGCTGCGACCATTAGCTGTCAATTTAGACAATGGCTTCAACAGCCAGATTGCCGTTCAGAATATCTATAAGGTAACTACAACGCTTGGCATCGATCTTGAAACCTATGTCATCAACTACGAAGAGGTCCAGGATTTACTCCGGGCTTATATGAAAGCAGGGATGCCCTGGATCGATACGCCAACCGATCTGGCAATCAAAGCGACCATGTATAAAGTAGCTCAGGCTGTAGGCATTCAGTATATTCTTCGCGGAAATGATTTTCGTTCAGAAGGCAAACAACCTAAAGAATGGACCTATGCCGACGCCCGACAATTACGATTCATTCACAAACGGTTTGGGTCGGGTGTTCGGCTAAAGACGTACCCCATGCTCACATTGCCCAAAATGGTCTATGCCGGGTTGATAAAAGGCATCAAAGACATCCGGCCTTATTATTACCTGAACTATAAAAAACAGGATGCCAAACAGCTGATGATCAGGCTGTATGACTGGCAGGATTATGGTGGTCATCATCATGAAAACCTGTTTACCAAATTTTCGATGGCCTATTGGTTGCCGCGTAAATTTGGTATCGACAAACGTAAAATTAATCTATCGGCGCAGGTATTGAGTCAGGCAATCACGCGCGATGAAGCGCTGGCCCAATTGCAACAACCGTTTGCATCAGAGCGTGAACTGGCAGAAACCCGTTCCTATGTGCAAAAAAAATTAGCTTTATCTGACAACGATTTTCAGCAAATATGGTCAGCTACAGGTAAAAATACATTCGACTATCCGTCTAATTATGAGTTACTTGTGAAACTGGCAAGCAGATTAAGACCGCTTATTAGTCGTTTATACGCCTTTACGCCCATGACGGTTACGGCCAATCAGGTCCTGAATGCAAAAAAGTAG
- a CDS encoding AglZ/HisF2 family acetamidino modification protein, whose product MFRPRVIPLLLLKNKGLVKSVKFTNYNYLGDPINAVKLFNDLKADELVLLDILATKEGRSIDLGFVREVGDEANMPFAVGGGIQTIQQIKECINAGAEKVVINSFAVNNPAFIRAASDEFGSSTIVVSIDIKKKFWGKQQVYTLGGSRATGLDPVAWAQQMEANGAGELLVTSIEHDGMMQGYNLPLINALSAAVSIPVVAAGGAGQLTDFKSAVSEAHASAVAAGSLFVYHGPRKGVLVNYPKNHELVNLFSQA is encoded by the coding sequence ATGTTCAGACCTCGCGTCATTCCGCTGCTGTTGCTTAAAAACAAGGGTTTGGTTAAGTCTGTCAAATTTACCAACTACAATTACCTTGGCGATCCGATCAATGCAGTCAAACTATTTAATGACCTGAAAGCCGATGAACTGGTCTTACTTGATATTCTGGCGACAAAGGAAGGCCGTAGCATCGATCTGGGGTTTGTGCGGGAGGTGGGCGATGAAGCCAATATGCCTTTTGCTGTCGGGGGAGGAATTCAGACCATTCAACAGATAAAAGAATGCATCAACGCTGGTGCGGAAAAAGTAGTCATTAATTCCTTTGCCGTCAATAATCCTGCTTTTATCCGGGCGGCTTCCGACGAGTTTGGTAGTTCGACCATTGTCGTCTCCATCGACATAAAGAAAAAATTCTGGGGTAAACAGCAGGTGTATACGCTTGGAGGAAGCCGGGCTACCGGTCTTGACCCAGTTGCCTGGGCGCAACAGATGGAAGCTAATGGAGCCGGAGAGTTGTTAGTTACTTCAATTGAACATGACGGCATGATGCAGGGCTACAATCTGCCTCTGATCAATGCCTTATCGGCGGCTGTAAGTATACCGGTAGTTGCTGCGGGTGGAGCCGGGCAGTTAACCGACTTTAAATCCGCCGTCAGTGAAGCTCATGCATCGGCAGTAGCGGCCGGTTCGCTTTTTGTGTATCACGGCCCCCGAAAAGGTGTTCTGGTAAATTATCCCAAAAATCACGAGTTGGTAAATCTGTTTAGTCAGGCATGA
- the hisH gene encoding imidazole glycerol phosphate synthase subunit HisH produces MSKQTDIVIIDYGMGNLRSVQKKFEQLNANVRIASISSAISGAGKLVLPGVGHFANGVKKLKESGIWETLNQEVLVNQTPILGICLGMQLMASFSQEGNAEGLNWFDADVVRFNVQNKLTHKVPHMGWNTTEIAKPSGLFANMPTQAMFYFVHSYHMVCKQAEDVVAMSTYDYPFASVIQKGNIYGTQFHPEKSHDWGAQMIANFIDL; encoded by the coding sequence ATGAGTAAACAAACGGATATTGTTATCATTGACTATGGCATGGGCAACCTGCGGTCAGTACAGAAGAAGTTTGAGCAATTGAACGCTAACGTTCGCATTGCATCAATTAGTAGTGCCATTTCAGGAGCAGGAAAATTAGTTCTGCCCGGCGTTGGTCATTTTGCGAATGGGGTCAAAAAATTGAAAGAGTCGGGTATCTGGGAGACGTTGAATCAGGAGGTACTGGTAAACCAAACGCCTATTCTGGGTATCTGTCTTGGCATGCAATTGATGGCAAGTTTTAGTCAGGAGGGAAACGCAGAGGGGCTTAACTGGTTCGATGCCGACGTAGTTCGTTTCAATGTTCAGAACAAACTGACTCACAAGGTGCCTCATATGGGCTGGAACACGACAGAGATAGCGAAACCTTCCGGTTTGTTTGCTAACATGCCGACGCAGGCGATGTTCTACTTCGTTCATTCATACCACATGGTTTGTAAGCAGGCAGAAGACGTAGTAGCAATGTCAACTTACGATTATCCGTTCGCGTCGGTCATTCAGAAAGGAAATATCTACGGTACGCAGTTTCATCCCGAAAAAAGCCACGACTGGGGCGCGCAGATGATTGCTAATTTTATTGACCTATAG
- a CDS encoding glycosyltransferase produces the protein MRILIVCSGNAPNFDFQLHQAFIYDQVEALKQLDSTLQFDFFFIRGKGLTGYLSCLKNLSDQLKSQAYHCVHAHVALSGLLANLQRQVPVVTTFHGSDINVPLLRGVSLLVEMLSRRTIYISHRLVEKAIYAGKAKRSVIPCGVDFALFRPRPKQQSREQLGLSLNKRYILFSSSFDITVKNYPLAKAALRLLHDETIELLELKNYTRKLVALLLSAVDLALMTSYSEGSPQFVKEALACNCPVVSTDVGDVRLVMGDIPGCHITSYDSADVAEKIRLVLSNTAPVVSRGHIQQFDKQLIAKQVRGVYQQLR, from the coding sequence ATGCGAATCCTGATTGTGTGCAGTGGTAATGCACCAAATTTCGATTTCCAACTGCACCAGGCATTTATCTACGACCAGGTGGAAGCGCTGAAACAGTTGGACAGCACGCTCCAGTTTGATTTTTTTTTCATCAGAGGAAAAGGGCTAACCGGGTATTTATCCTGCCTGAAAAACCTGTCAGATCAGCTAAAGAGCCAGGCTTACCATTGCGTTCATGCACACGTAGCCTTGTCGGGCCTGTTGGCTAATTTGCAGCGGCAGGTGCCGGTAGTTACCACTTTTCACGGGTCAGATATAAACGTACCACTCCTCCGAGGGGTGTCGTTGCTGGTAGAAATGTTGAGCCGTCGAACGATCTATATTAGTCACCGGCTGGTTGAAAAAGCCATTTATGCCGGAAAAGCCAAACGGTCTGTTATCCCCTGTGGTGTCGATTTCGCTTTGTTCAGGCCACGTCCCAAACAACAGAGCCGCGAACAGCTGGGGCTTTCGTTGAATAAACGCTATATTTTATTTTCATCAAGCTTCGATATAACGGTCAAAAACTATCCGCTTGCAAAAGCTGCTCTTCGGCTGCTTCATGACGAAACGATCGAACTGCTTGAACTGAAAAACTATACCCGTAAACTAGTGGCTTTGTTGCTCTCAGCCGTTGATTTAGCCCTTATGACTTCCTATTCTGAAGGGTCTCCGCAGTTTGTGAAAGAAGCCCTCGCCTGCAATTGCCCGGTTGTCTCAACCGACGTTGGCGATGTTCGGCTGGTAATGGGCGACATACCCGGCTGTCATATCACGTCGTATGATTCGGCTGATGTAGCCGAAAAAATTCGCCTTGTTTTGAGCAATACCGCCCCAGTTGTATCGAGAGGTCATATTCAACAATTCGACAAACAACTGATTGCCAAACAGGTGAGGGGCGTTTATCAGCAACTTAGATGA
- a CDS encoding glycosyltransferase family 39 protein yields MLPALWILFGFLEVICFFYFLNSLTKQWNKIADKRFEKKLFWTSFWIRIAWVLFSFFFYTAMSGVPFEFEAGDSKGYHGEAMWLLGLVQDGKLEQYRIYIGKNYSDMGYPVYLALIYSVFGDNILIPRLIKVVLGTYICLFTYKIARNNFGESTGRIAGIMTMLVPNLIYYCGLHLKETEMVFLVVCFIYLADKILRSRKLTLTAIIWLGLIGAVLFFFRTVLAVCLISSIMLAALFTSQRVSALGKRIGLIVMLIGGIFFLTTTPLVDNVNLYLRLRNKNQANQMKNYAIHRDKGQTNKLAVYGSRSVFLPFMIMAPFPTLINIPDQPNAMMMAGAYFTRNVYAFFVFMALLALYKRKKLREHVLLLAFTASYIFVLASSGFALSERFHLPLIPFLLIFSAYGISQMNQNNKKYYLPYLVFIVLVVIGWNWFKIAGRS; encoded by the coding sequence ATGCTCCCCGCATTGTGGATTTTGTTTGGCTTTCTGGAAGTCATTTGTTTCTTCTATTTTCTGAACTCACTAACTAAACAATGGAACAAAATCGCTGATAAGCGTTTTGAAAAGAAATTGTTCTGGACTTCATTCTGGATTCGAATTGCCTGGGTTCTATTTAGTTTTTTCTTTTATACGGCCATGTCGGGAGTGCCGTTCGAATTCGAAGCAGGCGACTCCAAAGGGTATCATGGAGAAGCGATGTGGCTTCTTGGTTTAGTGCAGGATGGAAAGTTGGAGCAATACAGAATTTACATTGGTAAGAACTACTCCGATATGGGCTATCCTGTTTATTTAGCTCTGATCTATTCCGTTTTCGGCGACAATATATTGATACCTCGCCTGATCAAAGTTGTACTCGGTACCTATATATGCCTGTTTACGTACAAGATCGCCCGAAATAATTTTGGCGAATCCACCGGTCGAATAGCTGGCATAATGACCATGCTGGTTCCTAATTTGATTTATTACTGTGGCTTGCATCTGAAAGAAACAGAAATGGTTTTTCTTGTTGTCTGTTTTATCTACTTAGCCGACAAAATTCTTCGTTCGCGTAAACTGACCCTTACTGCCATCATCTGGCTGGGGCTAATTGGTGCTGTTCTTTTCTTTTTTCGAACGGTTTTGGCGGTCTGTCTGATCTCTTCGATTATGCTGGCGGCATTGTTTACTTCCCAGCGTGTTTCAGCTTTGGGGAAGCGTATAGGGCTTATCGTTATGTTGATAGGCGGTATTTTCTTCCTAACAACGACCCCACTGGTCGATAACGTTAATTTATACCTAAGGCTAAGAAACAAGAACCAGGCCAATCAAATGAAGAACTATGCAATTCACAGGGACAAAGGCCAGACTAATAAACTGGCCGTTTATGGTTCCCGGAGCGTATTCCTTCCCTTTATGATTATGGCTCCTTTTCCGACCCTCATTAATATTCCGGATCAGCCGAATGCCATGATGATGGCAGGAGCTTATTTTACCCGAAATGTGTATGCCTTCTTTGTGTTTATGGCGCTGTTGGCTCTCTACAAACGCAAAAAACTTCGGGAACATGTATTACTATTGGCCTTTACAGCCTCTTATATTTTTGTACTGGCTTCTAGCGGCTTTGCGTTGTCGGAGCGATTTCACTTACCACTGATTCCGTTCTTACTGATCTTTTCGGCCTATGGAATTTCGCAGATGAACCAGAATAATAAAAAATATTACCTGCCCTATCTGGTGTTTATAGTACTTGTCGTCATCGGCTGGAACTGGTTCAAAATAGCGGGTCGGTCATAG
- a CDS encoding glycosyltransferase family 32 protein, giving the protein MIPKVIHYCWFGRGKMPAMADRCINSWKQFLPNYELRLWNEDSFDINSVPYVKEAYLARKFAFVTDYVRLYALHQFGGVYLDTDVEVLKSLDDLLHLPAFSGFESDHEIPTGIMASEQHNEWTSEQLRYYAGRHFLRPDGSYDMTTNVEIISGSMAANGFMLKNSYQIYKGCIHIFPKDYFCPKSRSGLITISQNTYCIHHFEGSWQPVGSKLKKYIFQKIIGPTITDKLVNLKRSLLSRK; this is encoded by the coding sequence ATGATTCCTAAAGTAATTCATTACTGTTGGTTCGGCAGGGGGAAAATGCCGGCAATGGCCGACCGATGCATTAACTCCTGGAAACAGTTTCTGCCCAATTATGAGCTACGACTCTGGAACGAAGATTCGTTCGATATCAATAGTGTGCCTTACGTGAAAGAAGCCTACCTGGCCCGAAAATTCGCATTTGTTACCGATTACGTCCGTTTATACGCGCTTCATCAGTTCGGTGGCGTCTACCTTGACACCGATGTTGAAGTGCTGAAAAGCCTGGATGACCTCTTGCATTTGCCCGCCTTCTCCGGTTTTGAAAGTGACCATGAGATTCCTACAGGCATCATGGCGAGCGAACAGCATAATGAATGGACCAGTGAGCAGCTACGTTACTATGCAGGCAGGCACTTCCTGCGGCCTGATGGTTCGTATGATATGACGACCAACGTAGAGATAATTTCGGGTAGCATGGCCGCCAATGGTTTTATGCTGAAAAATAGCTACCAGATCTATAAAGGCTGTATCCATATTTTCCCTAAAGATTATTTCTGCCCGAAATCGCGCTCCGGGTTAATCACAATCAGCCAGAACACGTATTGTATCCATCATTTTGAAGGATCCTGGCAACCCGTGGGGAGCAAGCTCAAAAAGTATATCTTTCAAAAGATTATTGGCCCAACCATCACTGACAAACTGGTCAACCTAAAGCGATCTCTTTTGTCCCGTAAATGA
- the wecB gene encoding non-hydrolyzing UDP-N-acetylglucosamine 2-epimerase, with the protein MKKKILLVFGTRPEAIKMAPLVKTFQKHSDRFDVSVCTTGQHREMLDQVLTLFDIKTDYDLKIMQHQQDLYDVTSRILIGMREVLQQSDPDIVLVHGDTVTALSVSLAAFYQKIAIGHVEAGLRTYNRYSPWPEEMNRRLTTQLATFHFAPTRLAQENLLAEKVKANCIQITGNTVIDALQLAVEKISASASMKHDLDAQLCEAGYNPGRLTKNRRLILITGHRRENFGDGFIEICQALKTLAEAYPAVDFVYPVHLNPNVQVPVRELLRESANHNIFLIPPLSYLPFVYLMKESYLLLTDSGGIQEEAPGLGKPVLVMRDTTERPEAVEAGTVRLVGANAQCIVSSVRELLNNDNEYRKMTSAHNPYGDGHASERIVDFLAQMVS; encoded by the coding sequence TTGAAGAAAAAAATACTGCTTGTTTTTGGCACACGTCCTGAAGCCATAAAAATGGCCCCTTTGGTAAAAACATTCCAAAAGCATTCAGATCGATTCGACGTTTCGGTATGCACTACCGGGCAGCACCGCGAAATGCTCGACCAGGTATTGACATTATTCGACATCAAGACCGATTATGACCTGAAGATCATGCAACATCAACAGGACCTGTATGATGTAACCTCTCGAATATTGATCGGAATGCGGGAGGTGTTGCAGCAGTCTGATCCAGATATTGTGCTTGTTCACGGCGATACGGTTACTGCCCTGTCGGTTTCGTTAGCCGCTTTTTATCAAAAAATAGCTATCGGCCACGTTGAAGCAGGCCTACGGACCTACAACCGATATAGTCCCTGGCCCGAAGAAATGAACCGCCGACTGACGACTCAGCTAGCTACCTTCCATTTCGCACCAACACGACTGGCTCAGGAAAATCTACTTGCGGAAAAAGTAAAGGCAAATTGCATTCAGATCACGGGTAACACCGTAATAGACGCTTTGCAGTTAGCGGTTGAAAAGATCAGTGCCAGCGCTTCGATGAAACATGACCTGGATGCTCAACTATGTGAAGCCGGATACAACCCTGGCAGGCTTACCAAAAACAGACGATTGATTCTGATTACGGGACACCGCCGGGAGAACTTTGGCGACGGTTTCATAGAGATTTGTCAGGCATTGAAGACATTGGCAGAAGCCTACCCAGCCGTTGACTTTGTGTATCCTGTTCATTTGAACCCCAATGTTCAGGTTCCAGTCAGGGAACTGCTTCGCGAATCGGCCAATCACAACATTTTCCTGATACCGCCTTTGTCCTACTTACCTTTTGTGTATTTGATGAAGGAGTCCTACTTATTGTTGACCGATAGTGGCGGTATTCAGGAAGAAGCACCTGGACTGGGGAAACCGGTATTGGTCATGCGTGACACAACTGAACGACCGGAAGCTGTCGAGGCTGGAACCGTAAGGCTTGTCGGTGCCAATGCCCAATGTATTGTTTCCAGCGTTCGGGAATTGCTTAACAATGACAACGAATACCGAAAGATGACGAGTGCGCATAACCCATATGGCGACGGCCATGCGTCAGAACGAATTGTTGATTTTCTGGCACAGATGGTCAGTTAG
- a CDS encoding glycosyltransferase family 2 protein — MFSVVIPLYNKASYVEKAVESVLRQTVSDFELIVVNDGSTDNSVEKLARFTDDRLKLINQSNKGVSITRNNGVKHARFEYVAFLDADDWWHERFLEEMKALITQFSEAGLYGSNYFVVKNGVNTPAQVGVEAGFEMGYINYFEVYARTFWVPLNCSFVVVKKTVFEEEKGFNEHLKFGEDLDLWIRIALTHKVGYVNKFLANSNQDAETTNRALGTDKFWTKTEHVTFNISHLADQEQTQPNLKTLLDGLRVRSLVAYRLNDWYPEEVRAILSRVDLSAQPLFYRFVYQWPRPMINVYFRAKQYGSYLKQMLLRRFYRYVHAR, encoded by the coding sequence ATGTTCTCAGTAGTTATTCCACTTTACAATAAAGCCAGCTACGTCGAAAAAGCAGTCGAATCCGTTCTACGCCAGACCGTTTCGGATTTCGAGCTGATCGTGGTCAACGATGGATCGACCGATAACAGTGTCGAAAAATTAGCCCGATTTACGGACGATCGACTTAAACTTATCAATCAATCGAACAAAGGCGTTTCCATTACCCGTAACAACGGCGTCAAACACGCCCGGTTCGAGTACGTTGCCTTTCTTGATGCCGACGATTGGTGGCACGAGCGATTTCTGGAAGAAATGAAAGCCCTGATTACCCAATTCTCAGAAGCGGGACTGTATGGCTCCAATTACTTCGTCGTAAAAAATGGAGTGAATACGCCCGCTCAGGTTGGGGTTGAGGCTGGTTTCGAAATGGGTTATATCAACTATTTTGAGGTCTATGCCCGAACATTCTGGGTTCCGCTGAATTGCTCGTTTGTCGTTGTAAAAAAAACGGTTTTTGAGGAGGAAAAAGGCTTCAACGAACACCTTAAATTTGGCGAAGACCTCGATTTGTGGATTCGGATCGCATTAACCCACAAAGTTGGCTATGTCAATAAATTCCTGGCCAACTCGAATCAGGATGCGGAAACGACCAATCGGGCACTCGGTACCGACAAGTTCTGGACCAAAACAGAGCATGTTACATTCAATATCAGTCATTTAGCCGATCAGGAGCAGACTCAACCCAACTTAAAAACGCTACTGGATGGCCTGCGCGTCAGATCATTAGTGGCTTATCGGCTCAACGACTGGTATCCGGAAGAGGTTCGGGCAATTTTGAGTCGTGTTGATCTGAGTGCCCAGCCGCTATTTTATCGATTTGTCTATCAATGGCCACGGCCAATGATCAACGTCTATTTTCGGGCGAAACAATACGGTTCCTATTTGAAGCAGATGTTGCTTCGGCGTTTTTATCGCTACGTTCACGCTCGGTAA
- a CDS encoding FkbM family methyltransferase gives MTFRHVDFRLLKKLNLLNYLNVAKSISFSGHKLAIPVVNGLGYPNLFLKPNWLYSIINELFGTDNEGFIDVGANIGQTLIAVKTAKHPIHYVGFEPSVSCCYYLKELIRVNGFADCQVYNFALSNELKETYLETNGEADPTGSIVSALRPSFFKQRESILSIDHDRLHLDQKVTCIKIDVEGGELETLLGMQNLLRRDRPYILCEILDSFSDDVLTFTQERADRVCETLKKHDYSIIQIVQHEETEQIVSFNEIDSINIIQWHNGSLQLNDYIFYPVEKRKNIVEILARLSH, from the coding sequence ATGACCTTCAGGCATGTCGATTTTAGGCTACTCAAAAAGCTAAACCTGCTGAACTATCTGAATGTGGCCAAAAGCATTTCGTTCAGCGGCCATAAACTAGCAATTCCAGTAGTAAATGGCTTAGGCTATCCGAATCTGTTTCTGAAACCTAATTGGCTTTATTCGATCATTAACGAGCTTTTTGGCACTGACAACGAAGGTTTTATCGACGTCGGGGCCAACATCGGTCAGACACTGATTGCCGTTAAAACGGCTAAACACCCGATTCACTACGTAGGTTTTGAGCCCAGTGTTTCATGCTGTTACTACTTGAAGGAACTGATTCGTGTTAATGGCTTTGCCGACTGTCAGGTTTATAATTTCGCGCTCTCCAATGAATTGAAAGAAACGTATCTGGAGACAAACGGTGAAGCCGATCCGACCGGCTCCATCGTGTCGGCCCTTCGCCCATCTTTTTTCAAACAGCGCGAATCGATCTTGTCAATAGATCATGACCGCTTACACCTTGATCAAAAAGTTACATGCATCAAAATTGATGTAGAAGGCGGTGAGTTGGAAACACTGTTGGGGATGCAGAATCTGTTACGGCGAGATAGACCTTATATCCTCTGCGAAATTCTGGATAGTTTCAGTGATGATGTCCTGACTTTTACACAGGAACGAGCCGATCGGGTGTGTGAGACGCTTAAGAAGCATGATTATTCGATCATTCAGATCGTTCAGCATGAAGAAACCGAACAGATTGTCTCATTCAACGAAATTGATAGCATCAATATAATCCAGTGGCATAATGGAAGTTTACAGCTAAATGACTACATTTTTTATCCCGTTGAAAAGCGAAAGAATATAGTCGAAATTCTGGCCAGACTCAGTCACTGA
- a CDS encoding glycosyltransferase, with protein sequence MRVYIDPQTDTDYTAFYIKGLYDRFRKANVSFSGQYFTGLKPNRTLKFILDDNGVIYKYVIDWGDDPSVAEADYAWCDYYGKINFNTKHTQPAYHPKIISLAPGFGIKLWSHSGSAYYGLSNLFKARRDVSNVKKFLSNYYKQAKQLPLNAYKPLKTSTNYVYSLNTLWNSDEWINNDATVNRYRANFMKACKSIPALQFEGGFVYSQIKNTNPEFQTLVIDADWIPKSTYINKIKASVLVFNTPAWALCHGWKLGEYLALGKAIISTPLSNELPAPLEHGKHIHIVSGEEAAIREAITLLFNNPDYRAVLEKNAYDYYCEYVSPIQSIKLLTQTDHINLVVDSSYTLK encoded by the coding sequence ATGCGTGTATATATTGACCCTCAAACGGATACTGATTATACGGCGTTCTACATTAAAGGGTTGTATGATCGGTTTAGAAAAGCGAATGTGTCTTTTTCCGGTCAGTATTTTACAGGACTGAAACCTAACCGAACCCTGAAATTTATTCTCGACGATAACGGAGTTATATACAAGTACGTAATCGATTGGGGTGACGATCCATCTGTGGCCGAAGCAGATTATGCATGGTGTGATTACTATGGAAAAATTAATTTCAATACGAAGCACACGCAGCCCGCGTATCATCCCAAAATTATTTCGTTGGCGCCAGGGTTTGGCATCAAATTATGGAGCCATTCTGGAAGCGCGTATTATGGCTTGTCTAACTTATTCAAAGCACGCAGGGACGTAAGTAACGTAAAAAAATTCCTCTCTAACTATTACAAACAGGCTAAACAGCTGCCGTTAAATGCCTACAAACCGCTGAAAACCAGTACTAATTACGTATACTCACTCAATACGCTCTGGAATAGCGACGAATGGATAAATAACGATGCTACTGTTAATCGATACAGAGCAAATTTTATGAAAGCCTGCAAATCAATACCAGCGTTGCAATTTGAAGGCGGGTTTGTTTACAGTCAGATCAAAAACACGAATCCTGAATTTCAAACGCTGGTAATTGATGCAGACTGGATACCGAAAAGCACCTACATCAATAAGATAAAAGCATCGGTATTGGTTTTTAATACCCCCGCCTGGGCCTTATGTCATGGCTGGAAATTAGGTGAATATTTAGCACTCGGTAAAGCCATAATCTCGACACCCCTTAGCAATGAACTACCGGCACCGCTTGAGCATGGCAAACATATCCATATCGTATCGGGCGAGGAAGCGGCAATTCGAGAGGCTATCACGTTGCTTTTCAACAACCCTGATTATAGAGCTGTTCTTGAAAAGAATGCTTATGACTATTACTGTGAGTACGTATCACCAATTCAATCGATCAAGTTGTTAACCCAAACGGATCACATAAACTTGGTTGTGGATAGTTCATATACGCTAAAATGA
- a CDS encoding methyltransferase domain-containing protein, with translation MKSGIINLLDKLGFIVFTKKTIKSYKVARLESVHPMLNGKGNFLKARGNGGLRQKLVAERKTSWLEIGCGGTFDENFTYVDLFPETVVSQKGRYFRMDMVNATDSALERLGKFDLIRMQHVFEHFTPESGRVVLDNCAKLLNSGGYVLISTPDLKKYIEFYLSGQIRENYDWALNRIPKDSPNSFYFSIFSHSLPFEKHEWCYDAEGLIYQLEQSGRFTNIREITLDNELANIPFTHNRPNEDVCVIAQLKSV, from the coding sequence ATGAAAAGTGGTATAATCAATTTGCTGGATAAATTAGGTTTTATCGTCTTTACGAAAAAAACGATAAAGTCTTACAAAGTGGCTCGATTGGAAAGCGTTCACCCGATGCTGAACGGCAAGGGGAATTTTCTGAAAGCGCGGGGAAATGGCGGTTTGCGCCAAAAGTTGGTAGCCGAACGTAAAACCAGTTGGCTCGAAATCGGTTGTGGCGGCACCTTCGACGAAAATTTTACCTACGTTGATCTTTTCCCGGAAACGGTAGTCAGCCAAAAAGGGCGGTACTTTCGGATGGATATGGTCAACGCCACCGACTCTGCACTGGAACGGCTTGGCAAGTTCGACCTGATCCGGATGCAGCATGTATTTGAGCACTTCACGCCCGAATCGGGTCGGGTTGTGCTGGACAACTGCGCCAAGTTGCTGAATAGTGGTGGTTACGTGCTTATTTCCACGCCCGATCTGAAAAAGTACATTGAGTTTTACCTGTCGGGGCAGATTCGTGAAAATTACGATTGGGCATTGAATCGGATTCCAAAAGATAGTCCCAATAGTTTCTATTTTTCGATTTTCTCACATAGCCTGCCTTTTGAGAAACATGAGTGGTGTTACGATGCCGAGGGACTCATTTATCAGCTGGAACAATCGGGCCGATTCACAAACATTCGAGAAATTACGTTAGACAACGAATTAGCCAATATCCCGTTCACGCACAACCGACCCAATGAGGATGTGTGTGTGATTGCTCAATTGAAATCAGTTTAA